In one Coregonus clupeaformis isolate EN_2021a unplaced genomic scaffold, ASM2061545v1 scaf0306, whole genome shotgun sequence genomic region, the following are encoded:
- the LOC121572432 gene encoding DNA-directed RNA polymerase III subunit RPC7-like, translating to MAGLGRGRGRGKGYMSFSIEAVGIGKGENLPPSILQPTPLFPPMEHKPVPLVMGEEAEYMLALKQEFRGAMKILPFYVRPAVSKKDVERYSDKYQNSEPLDNTIEWNPDWKRLPKELRIRVKKPLKENTSLSVETPVDPKPSKKTRVDKEEIIHKLETLEKKEEEVTSDEEEGEKKKQAEEQQDGEEEYDEEEFEEETDYIMSYFDNGEEFGGDSDDNMDEAIY from the exons ATGGCTGGCCTGGGCCGCGGCCGAGGTCGTGGCAAGGGGTACATGAGCTTCAGTATCGAGGCAGTTGGTATTGGGAAAGGGGAGAACCTGCCCCCTTCAATTCTCCAGCCTACACCTCTGTTCCCT CCCATGGAACACAAGCCTGTCCCCTTGGTGATGGGAGAGGAAGCAGAGTACATGTTGGCACTGAAGCAGGAGTTCAGGGGAGCCATGAAGATCCTACCATTTTATGTCCGTCCAGCCGTCTCCAAGAAAG ATGTGGAGCGGTATTCTGATAAATACCAGAACAGTGAGCCGTTAGACAACACCATTGAGTGGAATCCAG ACTGGAAAAGGCTACCCAAAGAGCTTCGAATCCGTGTCAAGAAGCCCCTAAAAGAGA ACACCTCTCTTAGTGTGGAGACACCAGTGGACCCCAAACCCAGCAAAAAGACCCGGGTGGACAAAGAGGAGATCATCCATAAACTAGAG ACATtggagaagaaagaggaggaagtgACCTCAGATGAAGAGGAAGGGGAGAAGAAGAAGCAGGCAGAAGAGCAGCAAGATGGGGAGGAGGAGTATGATGAAGAGGAGTTTGAAGAG GAGACAGACTATATCATGTCGTACTTTGACAATGGAGAGGAGTTCGGAGGGGACAGTGATGACAACATGGATGAGGCCATTTACTGA